In the genome of Photobacterium sp. TLY01, one region contains:
- the map gene encoding type I methionyl aminopeptidase, translated as MSIKIKTAEEIEKMRVAGQLAADVLEMIEPYVKPGVSTEELNRICHEYITETQGAIPAPLNYHGFPKSICTSINHVVCHGIPSEQDVLKDGDIINIDITVIKDGYHGDTSKMFEVGEVSLEDKRLCRVAQESLYQAIKKVKPGAKLGEIGTTIQKFVKNGNSRFTIVRDYCGHGIGDEFHEEPQVVHYKNADRTVLKAGMCFTIEPMINAGKFGCLLDDEDGWTVYTVDGKKSAQWEHTLLVTDTGCEILTLRKEESLPRVMKNA; from the coding sequence ATGAGCATTAAGATCAAGACGGCTGAAGAAATTGAAAAGATGCGCGTGGCCGGCCAACTGGCCGCCGACGTCCTGGAAATGATTGAGCCGTATGTCAAACCTGGCGTATCCACTGAAGAGCTGAACCGGATTTGTCATGAGTACATCACCGAAACCCAGGGTGCGATCCCGGCTCCGCTGAACTATCACGGTTTCCCCAAATCCATCTGTACGTCAATCAACCATGTGGTGTGTCACGGGATCCCCAGTGAGCAAGACGTATTGAAAGACGGTGATATCATCAACATTGATATCACCGTCATCAAAGATGGTTACCACGGCGATACTTCTAAGATGTTCGAAGTGGGCGAAGTCTCACTCGAAGACAAACGCCTGTGCCGTGTCGCGCAGGAAAGCCTGTATCAGGCCATCAAGAAAGTGAAGCCAGGTGCCAAACTGGGTGAAATTGGCACCACGATCCAGAAGTTTGTGAAGAACGGCAACAGCCGTTTCACCATCGTCAGAGACTACTGTGGCCACGGCATCGGTGATGAATTCCATGAAGAGCCGCAAGTGGTCCACTATAAAAACGCCGACCGGACTGTGCTGAAAGCGGGCATGTGTTTCACCATCGAGCCAATGATCAACGCCGGTAAATTCGGCTGTCTCCTTGATGATGAGGACGGCTGGACGGTCTACACAGTCGACGGCAAGAAATCGGCGCAATGGGAGCACACACTGCTGGTCACTGATACCGGCTGTGAAATTCTGACCCTGCGTAAAGAAGAAAGCCTGCCGCGGGTGATGAAAAACGCCTAA
- a CDS encoding Zn-ribbon-containing protein, with protein MYVVELQFECFDNTTVAAVEQAINGLMDALRYNGQVLGREFPVVMDEAVFKVRAVCPEKTSLHSQFHSPQVKAGINRLTQASLLAPKIKVLGRDINSEATAEEAPAWQVLYTTYVHTCSPLRSGDSLLPIPLYRIPATFNGDHKALVKWQTEWQACDEIQMAGGCKAEHAALHEIRDADSDLFRRGWDLRGRIEYLTKVPTYYYQYRVGGISLETEANRPCPKCGQAWRVDEPIHGIFHFKCDPCRLVSNLSWDYQ; from the coding sequence ATGTATGTCGTTGAACTACAGTTTGAATGCTTTGACAACACCACAGTTGCGGCGGTGGAGCAGGCGATCAATGGCCTGATGGATGCGCTGCGTTATAACGGCCAGGTGCTGGGGCGGGAGTTCCCTGTCGTGATGGATGAGGCTGTGTTTAAAGTGCGGGCTGTCTGTCCGGAGAAAACCAGCCTGCATAGTCAGTTTCACAGCCCGCAGGTAAAAGCGGGGATCAACCGGCTGACACAGGCCAGTTTGCTGGCCCCGAAAATTAAAGTGTTGGGGCGTGATATCAATTCGGAAGCCACTGCCGAAGAAGCTCCGGCATGGCAGGTGCTGTATACCACGTATGTGCACACCTGTTCGCCGCTGCGCAGCGGTGACAGCTTATTGCCGATCCCTTTGTACCGGATACCGGCGACGTTTAACGGCGATCATAAAGCCTTGGTCAAATGGCAGACCGAATGGCAAGCCTGTGATGAAATTCAGATGGCCGGAGGCTGTAAGGCCGAACATGCGGCTTTGCACGAAATCCGTGACGCCGACAGCGATTTATTCCGCCGAGGCTGGGATTTACGCGGCAGAATTGAATACCTGACCAAAGTGCCTACCTATTATTATCAGTACCGGGTGGGGGGGATCAGTCTGGAGACGGAGGCAAATCGCCCTTGTCCTAAATGCGGACAAGCCTGGCGAGTGGATGAGCCGATCCACGGTATCTTCCACTTCAAATGCGATCCATGCCGGCTGGTGTCCAACCTTTCCTGGGATTATCAGTAG
- a CDS encoding flavodoxin, translated as MATIGVFVGSVFGGAEEVAEEIVSELKTHGHDAELFTDPSLDDFLAYRDQVALVVTSTTGQGEIPENLLPLYTALNDQFPLMPSLNYGVIAMGDSSYGEDRYCGGGRQFDALLQELQAKPVTSRLDIDACVNFDPAEAALPWLQDFMKKVQ; from the coding sequence ATGGCAACGATTGGTGTATTTGTGGGCTCCGTGTTTGGCGGGGCTGAGGAAGTTGCTGAAGAAATCGTCAGCGAGCTGAAAACCCATGGCCACGATGCGGAACTGTTCACAGATCCCAGTCTGGATGATTTTCTTGCTTACCGGGATCAGGTCGCGCTGGTGGTTACTTCCACCACAGGGCAGGGGGAGATCCCCGAAAACCTGTTACCGCTGTATACGGCGCTGAATGATCAGTTCCCGCTGATGCCGTCGCTCAACTATGGCGTGATAGCGATGGGGGATTCCAGTTACGGTGAGGACAGATACTGTGGCGGTGGCCGGCAGTTTGACGCATTACTTCAGGAGCTGCAGGCTAAGCCCGTGACTTCGCGTCTGGATATTGATGCCTGCGTCAATTTTGATCCGGCGGAAGCGGCGCTGCCCTGGCTGCAGGATTTTATGAAAAAAGTGCAGTAA
- the glnD gene encoding bifunctional uridylyltransferase/uridylyl-removing protein GlnD, protein MTQTQSDPHTPTSGEDTGQRLAVLKAELDQFNEQQQLLFSQHVPVTELVEARADCIDQLLRHLWPQFGLDQRDDLSLVAVGGYGRGELHPLSDVDILLLSATPLDNHTGKQISEFLTLLWDLRLEVGHSVRTIEECINIGLEDLTVATNLQEARLLCGSEDSFLQLQDQVNSGKFWPSEAFYRAKVEEQRIRHARYHDTTYNLEPDIKSSPGGLRDIHTLSWVARRHFGATNLLEMSRFGFLTDAEYRELYECQASLWRIRFALHSELKRYDNRLTFEHQASVAQKLGYTGEGNKPVEMMMKEFYRTLRRVAELNKMLLQLFDQAILKNGDTLTTVDLDEDFRLVGNLIEARKPALFQARPETILDMFLHIAGNSEIEGISAPTLRQLRTARRRLNRFLVDIPEAREKFMALVRQPNALNKAFRLMHRHGVLAAYLPQWSQIVGQMQFDLFHVYTVDEHSVRLLKHMNKFSDPANRELHPICCEVYPRIQKKELLILAAIFHDIAKGRGGDHSELGADDAYRFCLEHGLSRPEANLVTWLVKNHLLMSVTAQRRDIYDPDVITEFAKAVRDEERLDYLICLTVADICATNQELWNSWKRTLLAELYYSSQKALRRGLENPPDVRERIRHNQQMASALLRSQGFSQREVDVLWQRFKADYFLRHTHQQIAWHAEALLKHDNPDEPLILISKKPTRGGTEVFVYSRDKAKLFAIVVAELDKKNLSVHDAQIMTSKDGYTLDTFMVLDPNGDPLTDNRRATVRDDLIHALDTMVSVRRNKRPPRKLRHFNVKTQVDFLPTKTGKKTMMELVALDMPGLLARIGSVFADLNVSLQAAKITTIGERAEDFFILVNEEGQQLTTEQESALKAALIERIDDAT, encoded by the coding sequence ATGACACAGACACAATCCGATCCACACACACCAACCAGCGGCGAAGACACAGGTCAGCGACTGGCCGTGCTCAAGGCTGAGCTGGATCAGTTCAACGAGCAGCAGCAGCTACTCTTCTCCCAGCATGTCCCGGTGACTGAACTGGTCGAAGCCAGAGCTGACTGTATTGACCAACTGCTTCGCCATCTCTGGCCCCAGTTCGGGCTTGATCAGCGCGACGATCTCTCACTGGTCGCGGTTGGCGGATATGGTCGCGGCGAACTGCATCCTTTGTCTGACGTTGACATCCTGCTGCTCAGTGCCACCCCGCTTGACAACCACACAGGCAAACAAATCAGTGAATTTCTGACCCTATTGTGGGATCTCAGGCTGGAAGTGGGTCACAGCGTCCGTACCATTGAAGAGTGTATTAATATCGGGCTGGAAGATCTGACCGTGGCCACCAACCTTCAGGAAGCCCGCCTGCTGTGTGGCAGCGAAGACAGCTTTCTGCAATTACAGGATCAGGTCAATTCCGGCAAGTTCTGGCCCAGTGAAGCCTTCTACCGTGCCAAAGTCGAAGAGCAGCGCATCCGTCATGCCCGCTATCACGACACCACTTACAACCTGGAGCCGGATATCAAATCCAGCCCCGGCGGTCTGCGGGACATTCACACCCTGAGCTGGGTCGCCCGCCGCCATTTCGGCGCGACCAACCTGCTGGAAATGAGCCGATTCGGATTTCTGACCGATGCTGAATACCGTGAGTTATATGAATGCCAGGCCTCATTGTGGCGCATCCGATTTGCCCTGCATAGCGAGCTCAAACGTTACGATAACCGGCTGACCTTCGAACATCAGGCCTCCGTGGCGCAAAAACTGGGTTATACCGGTGAAGGTAACAAGCCGGTCGAAATGATGATGAAAGAGTTCTACCGAACGCTCAGACGCGTTGCTGAACTCAATAAAATGCTGCTGCAGCTGTTTGATCAGGCCATCCTGAAAAACGGCGATACCTTAACCACAGTCGATCTGGATGAAGATTTCCGCCTGGTCGGCAACCTGATCGAAGCCAGGAAACCCGCTCTGTTTCAGGCGCGTCCGGAAACCATTCTCGACATGTTCCTGCATATCGCAGGCAATTCAGAGATAGAAGGCATTTCAGCCCCCACGCTGCGCCAGTTACGCACTGCTCGCCGGCGTCTGAACCGCTTTTTGGTCGATATTCCTGAAGCCCGCGAAAAATTCATGGCACTGGTGCGCCAGCCAAATGCCCTGAACAAAGCTTTCCGCCTGATGCACCGCCACGGTGTGCTTGCCGCTTATCTGCCACAGTGGAGCCAAATCGTCGGGCAAATGCAGTTCGATCTGTTCCACGTTTATACCGTTGATGAGCACAGTGTCCGCCTACTCAAACACATGAACAAATTCAGCGATCCGGCCAACCGGGAGCTGCACCCTATCTGCTGTGAAGTGTATCCGCGTATTCAGAAAAAAGAATTGCTGATACTGGCGGCAATTTTCCACGACATCGCCAAAGGACGAGGCGGCGACCATTCCGAGCTCGGAGCAGACGACGCCTACCGTTTCTGTCTTGAGCATGGTTTGTCCCGTCCGGAAGCCAATCTGGTCACCTGGCTGGTCAAAAATCACCTGCTGATGTCTGTCACCGCTCAGCGCAGAGACATCTATGATCCGGATGTGATCACGGAATTTGCCAAGGCAGTGCGCGATGAGGAGCGATTGGATTATCTGATTTGCCTGACTGTGGCAGATATCTGCGCCACCAATCAGGAGCTGTGGAACAGCTGGAAGCGCACCTTGCTGGCCGAGCTGTATTACTCCAGCCAGAAAGCGCTGCGCCGCGGCCTTGAAAACCCGCCCGATGTCCGCGAACGTATTCGTCACAACCAGCAGATGGCCTCTGCCCTGCTGCGCAGCCAGGGCTTCAGCCAGCGTGAAGTCGACGTGCTCTGGCAACGTTTTAAAGCCGACTATTTTCTGCGTCACACCCACCAGCAGATTGCCTGGCATGCCGAAGCGCTGCTGAAACATGATAATCCGGATGAGCCACTGATCCTGATCAGTAAAAAGCCGACCCGTGGCGGTACCGAAGTGTTCGTATACAGCCGGGACAAAGCCAAGCTGTTTGCCATTGTCGTGGCCGAGCTGGATAAGAAAAACCTCAGCGTTCATGATGCACAAATCATGACCAGTAAAGATGGCTACACCTTAGATACCTTCATGGTGCTCGATCCAAACGGCGATCCTCTGACGGACAACCGCCGCGCCACAGTTCGGGACGATCTTATCCATGCCCTGGACACTATGGTGTCGGTGCGGCGCAATAAGCGTCCGCCGCGCAAACTGCGCCATTTCAACGTCAAAACCCAGGTCGATTTTCTGCCAACCAAAACCGGCAAAAAGACCATGATGGAGCTGGTGGCGCTGGACATGCCGGGACTGCTTGCCCGGATAGGCTCAGTGTTTGCAGACTTGAATGTCAGTCTGCAGGCCGCCAAGATCACCACCATAGGGGAACGAGCAGAAGACTTTTTTATTCTGGTCAATGAGGAAGGTCAGCAACTGACCACAGAGCAGGAGTCGGCGCTCAAGGCGGCATTGATTGAACGTATTGACGACGCGACATAG
- a CDS encoding YqcC family protein: MDCYEKTTRLLVRLEQQLRAQGLWQQSPPSEEALASTEPFAIDTLTCAEWLQWIFLPRMYHLVEERLMLPTQFNIYPYAEESAKLEPELAGVLPLIAELDHWLGGANQ, from the coding sequence TTGGATTGTTACGAAAAAACCACCCGTTTACTGGTACGGTTAGAACAGCAGTTACGCGCGCAAGGACTGTGGCAGCAAAGCCCGCCCAGTGAGGAAGCGCTGGCCAGCACTGAGCCATTTGCCATTGATACGCTGACATGTGCCGAATGGCTGCAATGGATTTTTCTGCCCCGTATGTATCATTTGGTCGAGGAAAGGCTGATGTTGCCGACTCAGTTCAATATTTACCCTTACGCGGAAGAGTCCGCCAAACTGGAACCTGAACTGGCCGGTGTGTTGCCGCTGATTGCTGAACTGGATCACTGGCTGGGCGGCGCGAACCAATGA
- the rpsB gene encoding 30S ribosomal protein S2, with product MATVSMRDMLKAGVHFGHQTRYWNPKMKPFIFGARNRVHIINLEKTVPMFNEALAEINKIAARKGKILFVGTKRAASESIKDAANSCDQYYVNNRWLGGMLTNWKTVRQSIKRLKDLETQSTDGTFDKLTKKEALMRTREMEKLEKSLGGIKNMGGLPDAMFVIDADHEHIAIKEANNLGIPVFSIVDTNSNPDGVDYVIPGNDDAIRAIQLYTGAVAATVTEARNQDIAVQAEQDGFVEAE from the coding sequence ATGGCAACTGTATCAATGCGCGACATGCTGAAGGCTGGTGTACACTTTGGTCACCAAACCCGTTACTGGAACCCTAAGATGAAGCCATTCATCTTCGGTGCTCGTAACCGTGTGCACATCATCAACCTTGAAAAAACTGTACCAATGTTCAACGAAGCGCTGGCAGAAATCAACAAGATCGCTGCTCGCAAAGGTAAAATCCTGTTCGTTGGTACCAAGCGTGCTGCAAGCGAATCTATCAAAGACGCGGCAAACAGCTGTGATCAGTACTACGTGAACAACCGTTGGTTGGGCGGTATGCTGACTAACTGGAAAACTGTTCGTCAGTCAATCAAGCGTCTGAAAGATCTGGAGACTCAGTCTACCGATGGTACTTTCGACAAGCTGACTAAGAAAGAAGCGCTGATGCGTACTCGTGAAATGGAAAAACTGGAGAAATCTCTGGGCGGTATCAAGAACATGGGCGGTCTGCCAGACGCGATGTTCGTTATCGATGCTGATCACGAGCACATTGCTATCAAAGAAGCGAACAACCTGGGTATCCCAGTATTCTCTATCGTAGATACTAACTCTAACCCAGACGGCGTAGATTACGTTATCCCAGGTAACGATGATGCAATCCGCGCTATCCAGCTGTACACAGGTGCTGTTGCAGCTACTGTTACTGAAGCTCGTAACCAGGACATCGCTGTTCAGGCTGAGCAAGACGGTTTCGTAGAAGCTGAGTAA
- a CDS encoding DUF3301 domain-containing protein → MDNLLGILALAILGYLFWQQRRQSELAQQFITQRCQQLGLQVLSVARGSHRLKDDAGNWCWQTLYLFEFSADGADAYQGSATFKGLRPVQFYVPPHHMPG, encoded by the coding sequence ATGGATAATTTACTTGGCATACTGGCACTGGCCATACTGGGCTACCTGTTCTGGCAGCAAAGGCGGCAGAGCGAGCTGGCCCAGCAATTTATTACTCAACGCTGCCAGCAGCTAGGGTTGCAGGTGCTCAGTGTGGCCAGAGGATCGCACCGCCTGAAAGATGATGCAGGTAACTGGTGCTGGCAAACCCTGTACTTATTTGAGTTTTCAGCTGACGGCGCTGATGCGTATCAGGGATCGGCCACCTTCAAGGGACTGCGCCCGGTACAATTTTATGTGCCGCCACACCATATGCCGGGCTGA
- the syd gene encoding SecY-interacting protein, which translates to MNHPVTAALAEFSSHFINVWHDERACLPCSSDLIGLTSPCVETDNGDTVSWKPVAREPAGRFDAVETGIELRLHPDITAFYGSFFSGDMAARFNDLEFDLLQVFSESDHQRLQENILGHLVTQRRLKLKPTVFIGVMEAEDQVIAICNLTGNVILETLGKPDREVLAYDVETFIRQLEPVVKVS; encoded by the coding sequence ATGAATCATCCTGTAACGGCCGCATTGGCTGAATTTTCTTCCCATTTTATTAACGTGTGGCACGATGAGCGCGCCTGTCTGCCCTGCAGCAGCGATCTGATTGGCCTCACATCTCCTTGTGTTGAAACGGATAATGGCGATACCGTGAGCTGGAAGCCGGTAGCGCGTGAGCCTGCTGGTCGTTTTGATGCCGTTGAAACGGGGATTGAACTGCGCCTGCATCCGGATATTACTGCGTTTTACGGCAGCTTTTTCAGTGGCGATATGGCTGCTCGCTTTAACGATCTGGAATTTGATCTGTTACAGGTGTTTAGTGAATCGGATCATCAACGTTTGCAGGAGAATATTCTGGGTCACCTGGTCACTCAGCGCCGGTTGAAACTCAAGCCGACTGTCTTTATCGGGGTGATGGAGGCAGAAGATCAGGTGATCGCTATCTGTAATCTGACCGGCAACGTCATTCTCGAGACGCTGGGCAAACCAGACCGGGAGGTGCTGGCGTACGATGTCGAGACCTTTATCCGCCAGCTCGAGCCTGTTGTGAAGGTGAGTTAA
- a CDS encoding DUF2789 domain-containing protein — protein METFSHDLHSLFNQLGMNSSKESIEGFIRDHNLKQGETIAQADFWQPAQRRFLKESMAADADWCEVIDQLDTLLRK, from the coding sequence ATGGAAACATTCAGCCATGACTTACACAGTTTATTCAATCAGTTAGGAATGAATTCATCCAAGGAATCAATAGAGGGCTTCATTCGCGACCATAACCTCAAGCAGGGCGAAACCATCGCCCAGGCTGATTTCTGGCAACCCGCCCAGCGCCGTTTTCTCAAAGAATCGATGGCTGCAGATGCCGATTGGTGCGAAGTGATTGATCAATTGGACACTTTGCTACGAAAATAA
- a CDS encoding DUF3461 family protein, with product MYPNLTSLGIEHPERIESYSLRQEAANDILKIYFAKAKGELFAKSMKFKFQRQSKSVIVNSGNREAKEVSEINRKLTFVTDELDKITKKRHTDVDIKKKILDDLRHLEQVVSHKIAEIESDLAKLK from the coding sequence ATGTACCCCAACCTTACCAGCCTGGGCATCGAACACCCTGAACGCATTGAAAGTTATAGTCTGCGCCAGGAAGCTGCGAATGACATTCTGAAAATCTACTTCGCCAAAGCAAAAGGAGAGCTTTTTGCCAAAAGCATGAAGTTCAAATTTCAACGCCAGTCTAAGTCTGTCATCGTAAACAGCGGCAACCGTGAAGCCAAGGAAGTCTCGGAGATCAACCGCAAGCTGACTTTTGTGACCGACGAGCTAGATAAAATCACCAAAAAACGCCACACCGATGTCGACATCAAGAAAAAGATTCTGGACGATTTACGCCATCTGGAACAGGTGGTCAGCCATAAAATTGCCGAGATCGAATCCGATCTGGCCAAACTGAAGTGA
- the truC gene encoding tRNA pseudouridine(65) synthase TruC, producing MTEPNTELEILYQDEYLVAVNKPAGMLVHRSWLDRHETRFVMQTLRDQLGGQHVFPLHRLDKPTSGVLLFALSSEMAAEMMPKFAGREVNKTYHAVVRGWVKEAAVLDYPLKEELDKMSDKRALQDKAPQEAVTAYRPLARVETQIPVGRYATSRYTLIEMKPETGRKHQLRRHMHHLSHHIIGDVNHGDGRHNRMFRENYDCHRLMLHASALQFIHPVTGLPIEIRASVDQSWQSVMQAFQWPLSYLDE from the coding sequence ATGACAGAGCCAAATACTGAACTTGAGATCCTGTACCAGGATGAATATCTGGTAGCCGTCAACAAACCGGCCGGCATGCTGGTGCACCGTTCCTGGCTTGATCGTCACGAAACCCGTTTTGTGATGCAGACCCTGCGTGATCAGCTCGGTGGACAGCATGTGTTTCCGTTACACCGGCTCGACAAACCGACCTCTGGCGTACTGTTATTTGCACTCTCAAGCGAGATGGCCGCTGAGATGATGCCAAAATTTGCGGGCCGGGAGGTGAATAAAACCTATCATGCTGTGGTACGGGGCTGGGTGAAAGAAGCTGCAGTCCTGGATTATCCGCTCAAAGAAGAGCTGGATAAGATGAGCGACAAGCGGGCCTTGCAGGACAAAGCGCCGCAGGAAGCTGTCACCGCGTATCGTCCGCTCGCCAGAGTGGAAACCCAGATCCCTGTCGGCCGTTATGCGACCAGCCGCTATACCCTGATTGAAATGAAACCGGAAACCGGCCGTAAACACCAGCTGCGCCGGCACATGCATCATCTGAGTCATCATATCATTGGTGATGTGAACCATGGTGATGGCCGGCACAATCGCATGTTCAGGGAAAATTATGACTGTCACCGACTGATGCTGCATGCTTCTGCGCTGCAATTTATTCATCCGGTTACCGGTCTGCCGATAGAGATTCGTGCATCCGTGGATCAAAGCTGGCAGAGTGTGATGCAGGCCTTCCAATGGCCGCTGTCTTATCTGGACGAATAA
- a CDS encoding DUF3549 family protein — protein sequence MPKDKFHTLTQLLDNAGCQYKIFDLGRRVCEIERDTFKAVEDNRQPYPWPLQQHAHLSISFWQPGNPPWIWFLRLPLDERGLLKQAAVGDFIKYVIEAMGATLNAVPTEEEQEKLAANPYTFKPKDDKMAIFHAHLRQQLALPASQYYEHAQVYLSGKLDWAQWQGVGLQGLADICARMKQENNATALRKALQNLPMTPLYALLGCLEHCELPVALSERLAERIQHELAAQETDIFLLSALLRAMSGAETAMLNRELQGILAKPELCHPEMLVAIAGRCWKGLADIDSASQFLLRLAQTQDQNLFNQLFADLVMLPALRGTMLQVLHSTANAELTEAITRLQQATRGQ from the coding sequence ATGCCCAAGGATAAATTTCACACCCTGACCCAACTGTTGGACAATGCCGGATGCCAGTATAAGATTTTCGATCTGGGCCGCCGGGTCTGTGAAATCGAGCGAGACACCTTCAAAGCAGTTGAAGATAACCGCCAGCCTTATCCATGGCCGTTACAGCAGCATGCTCACCTGTCGATTTCATTCTGGCAGCCGGGCAATCCTCCGTGGATCTGGTTCCTCAGGCTGCCGCTGGATGAGCGGGGCTTACTCAAACAGGCTGCAGTCGGTGATTTCATTAAGTATGTCATCGAAGCCATGGGCGCCACTCTCAATGCAGTGCCGACAGAAGAAGAGCAGGAAAAGCTGGCGGCCAACCCGTACACCTTCAAGCCAAAAGACGACAAAATGGCGATCTTCCACGCCCATTTGCGTCAGCAACTGGCGTTGCCAGCCAGCCAGTATTACGAACATGCTCAGGTCTATCTCAGCGGTAAACTGGATTGGGCACAATGGCAGGGCGTCGGCTTACAGGGACTGGCAGATATCTGCGCCCGTATGAAGCAGGAAAATAACGCGACCGCCCTGCGCAAGGCGCTGCAGAATCTCCCTATGACGCCGCTGTACGCGTTGCTGGGCTGTCTGGAACACTGTGAGTTGCCTGTGGCGCTGTCTGAGCGTCTGGCTGAACGTATTCAACACGAGCTCGCTGCACAAGAAACCGACATTTTCCTGTTGTCTGCGTTGCTGCGTGCCATGTCAGGTGCCGAGACGGCTATGCTGAACCGGGAGCTTCAGGGCATACTGGCAAAGCCTGAACTTTGCCATCCTGAAATGCTGGTTGCCATTGCCGGCCGATGCTGGAAGGGGTTAGCTGACATAGATTCAGCCAGCCAGTTTTTGCTGCGCCTGGCCCAGACTCAGGATCAGAATTTATTCAATCAGCTGTTTGCCGATCTCGTCATGCTGCCAGCACTGCGCGGTACTATGTTGCAGGTGCTGCACAGCACTGCCAATGCCGAGCTGACTGAGGCCATTACCCGGCTGCAACAAGCCACTCGCGGCCAATAA
- the pyrH gene encoding UMP kinase, producing MTTNPKPTYQRILLKLSGEALQGDEGFGIDAHVLDRMAQEIKELVELGVQVGLVIGGGNLFRGAGLAAAGMNRVVGDHMGMLATVMNGLAMRDALHRAYVNAKVMSAIPLNGVCDSYNWAEAISQLRQGRVVIFSAGTGNPFFTTDSAACLRGIEIEADVVLKATKVDGVYSDDPVKNPEAVLYDKLGYQDVLEQELKVMDLAAFTLARDHGMPIRVFNMNKPGALRKVVMGEPEGTLIAHSE from the coding sequence ATGACCACGAATCCTAAACCGACTTATCAACGGATCCTGCTGAAACTGAGTGGCGAAGCGCTGCAGGGCGACGAAGGTTTTGGTATTGATGCCCATGTGCTTGATCGCATGGCTCAGGAAATCAAAGAACTGGTAGAGCTGGGCGTACAAGTAGGTCTGGTTATCGGTGGTGGTAACCTGTTCCGTGGTGCAGGTTTGGCTGCTGCGGGTATGAACCGAGTTGTGGGCGATCACATGGGTATGCTGGCGACTGTGATGAATGGCCTGGCCATGCGTGACGCGCTGCACCGTGCCTATGTGAACGCGAAAGTAATGTCAGCCATTCCGCTGAACGGAGTCTGTGACAGCTATAACTGGGCAGAAGCAATCAGCCAGCTTCGTCAGGGCCGGGTGGTTATTTTTTCTGCCGGTACAGGCAATCCTTTCTTCACAACAGATTCAGCTGCCTGTCTGCGCGGTATTGAAATTGAAGCTGATGTTGTGCTGAAAGCCACAAAAGTGGACGGTGTTTACAGCGACGATCCAGTTAAAAACCCAGAAGCGGTTCTTTATGATAAGCTAGGTTATCAGGACGTTCTGGAACAAGAGCTGAAAGTCATGGATCTCGCCGCCTTCACACTGGCGCGTGACCACGGTATGCCGATTCGTGTATTCAACATGAATAAACCGGGTGCACTGCGTAAAGTTGTGATGGGTGAGCCGGAAGGTACCTTGATCGCTCACAGCGAGTAA
- the tsf gene encoding translation elongation factor Ts: protein MATVTAALVKELRERTGAGMMECKKALVEANADIELAIENMRKSGAAKAAKKAGNIAAEGSIIIKNNDSLAALVEVNCQTDFVAKDGNFLTFANEVADAALASKADIAELQAQFEEKRVALVAKIGENISIRRVAYIEGEKVASYRHGDRIGVVVAGNGEDETLKHIAMHVAASRPEYVNPEDVPAEVVAKEREVQVEIAMNEGKPQEIAEKMVEGRMKKFTGEVSLTGQPFIMEPKKSVGDVLKENGASVSTFIRLEVGEGIEKAEGLSFAEEVALAQKG, encoded by the coding sequence ATGGCAACAGTTACAGCTGCCCTGGTTAAAGAACTGCGTGAGCGTACTGGCGCAGGCATGATGGAATGTAAAAAAGCCCTGGTTGAAGCGAATGCTGATATCGAGCTGGCCATCGAAAACATGCGTAAGAGCGGCGCTGCAAAAGCGGCTAAGAAAGCAGGTAACATCGCTGCTGAAGGTTCTATCATCATCAAGAACAACGACAGCCTGGCTGCGCTGGTAGAAGTGAACTGCCAGACTGACTTCGTTGCTAAAGACGGCAACTTCCTGACTTTCGCGAACGAAGTAGCTGATGCTGCTCTGGCGAGCAAAGCGGACATTGCTGAACTGCAAGCTCAGTTCGAAGAGAAGCGTGTTGCACTGGTTGCTAAGATTGGTGAGAACATCTCTATCCGTCGTGTTGCTTACATCGAAGGCGAGAAAGTCGCTTCTTACCGTCACGGCGACCGTATCGGTGTTGTTGTTGCAGGTAACGGCGAAGACGAAACCCTGAAGCACATTGCAATGCACGTTGCAGCTTCTCGTCCAGAGTACGTGAACCCAGAAGACGTACCTGCAGAAGTAGTTGCGAAAGAGCGTGAAGTTCAGGTTGAAATCGCCATGAACGAAGGCAAGCCTCAGGAAATCGCTGAGAAGATGGTTGAAGGCCGCATGAAGAAGTTCACTGGTGAAGTGTCTCTGACGGGTCAGCCTTTCATCATGGAACCTAAGAAGTCTGTTGGTGACGTTCTGAAAGAAAACGGCGCTTCTGTTTCTACCTTTATCCGTCTGGAAGTCGGTGAAGGTATCGAGAAAGCAGAAGGCCTGAGCTTCGCTGAAGAAGTAGCTCTGGCGCAGAAAGGTTAA